From Flavipsychrobacter sp., a single genomic window includes:
- a CDS encoding ion channel, with amino-acid sequence MANQFRRKKLKNINNTGFTNNSNVEGGRLTNKDGSINVQKTGRPFWERISMFHTLLRMPWWKFLLSIFAVYFVINLVFATLYVVIGVHNLTGIAGHADDLLNGFEQAFFFSAQTLTTVGYGHISPLGLAANVVASIESFVGILSFALVTGLLYGRFARPQAFMMFSDNVLVAPHKGKRALMVRLATYKNNHITDVEAIATMAMHMREADGRQVTRFFRLELEITKIASMALSWTLVHLIDEKSPLFGMGHDEIMDADIEILYNMKGFDDHFSNIVQQRTSYTVSEMVYGAKFLPMFHKSDDGNTTVLELDKINLHERVDVPEPVDIDELIKS; translated from the coding sequence ATGGCCAATCAGTTCAGAAGGAAGAAGCTTAAGAATATTAATAACACAGGCTTTACTAATAATAGTAATGTTGAAGGGGGGCGTTTGACCAATAAAGATGGCAGTATCAATGTTCAGAAGACAGGCAGGCCTTTTTGGGAGCGTATCAGTATGTTCCACACATTGTTGCGCATGCCTTGGTGGAAGTTTTTACTGAGTATCTTTGCAGTTTATTTTGTCATCAATCTAGTTTTTGCTACACTATATGTTGTTATTGGTGTGCATAACCTTACAGGTATTGCAGGGCATGCAGATGATCTATTGAACGGTTTTGAACAAGCTTTTTTCTTTAGTGCGCAAACATTAACTACCGTAGGTTATGGTCATATAAGTCCTTTGGGATTAGCTGCCAATGTTGTGGCATCCATAGAGTCCTTTGTTGGTATACTATCTTTTGCATTAGTTACCGGTTTATTATATGGTCGTTTTGCAAGACCACAGGCATTTATGATGTTTAGTGATAATGTTTTGGTAGCCCCACACAAAGGTAAAAGAGCTTTGATGGTTAGATTAGCTACCTATAAGAATAATCATATAACCGATGTGGAGGCTATTGCAACAATGGCTATGCATATGCGAGAGGCTGACGGGAGACAAGTAACCCGCTTTTTCAGGTTGGAGCTGGAGATAACAAAAATTGCCTCAATGGCATTGAGTTGGACACTAGTTCATCTCATAGATGAGAAAAGTCCATTATTTGGGATGGGGCATGATGAAATAATGGATGCTGATATAGAAATACTATACAATATGAAAGGATTTGATGACCATTTCTCCAATATTGTACAGCAAAGAACATCCTATACGGTCTCTGAAATGGTATATGGGGCCAAGTTTTTACCCATGTTCCATAAGTCAGATGATGGAAATACTACGGTATTAGAGTTAGATAAGATAAATTTGCACGAACGGGTTGACGTACCGGAACCTGTTGATATTGATGAATTAATAAAAAGTTAG